One window of Phocoena phocoena chromosome 13, mPhoPho1.1, whole genome shotgun sequence genomic DNA carries:
- the ZNF70 gene encoding zinc finger protein 70 — protein sequence MEIPPAAKLGEAFVFEDGLEMQTNLFPEEDPGDPFLQERGLAQMTVIYKEIPLGEQDDYEGNISLCSSPVQHQSIPPGDRPQDDEPSSPTFLQKSDLSMCQITHSEEASGKPDGETAGRGDSGPEGPHRTAQPAKPYACRECGKAFSQSSHLLRHLVIHTGEKPYECCECGKAFSQSSHLLRHQAIHTGEKPYECRECGKAFRQSSALAQHQKTHTGKRPYACRECGKDFSRSSSLRKHERIHTGEKPYQCKECGKSFNQSSGLSQHRKIHTLKKPHECELCGKAFCHRSHLIRHQRIHTGKKPYACEECGKAFSQSSNLIEHRKTHTGEKPYKCHKCGKAFSQSSSLIEHQRIHTGEKPYECGQCGKAFCHSSALIQHQRIHTGRKPYVCNECGKAFRHRSALIEHYKTHTRERPYECNRCGKAFRGSSHLIRHQKVHAGDKL from the coding sequence ATGGAGATTCCCCCGGCAGCCAAGCTGGGTGAGGCCTTCGTGTTTGAGGATGGGTTGGAGATGCAGACAAACCTTTTCCCGGAGGAGGACCCGGGGGACCCTTTTCTTCAGGAAAGGGGTTTAGCACAGATGACTGTCATCTACAAGGAGATCCCTCTGGGGGAGCAGGACGATTATGAGGGGAATATCAGTCTGTGCTCAAGCCCTGTCCAGCATCAGAGCATCCCCCCAGGAGACAGACCCCAGGACGATGAGCCGTCCAGCCCAACCTTCCTCCAGAAATCAGACCTGAGTATGTGCCAGATAACCCACAGCGAGGAAGCGTCTGGTAAGCCCGATGGGGAGACGGCGGGCAGGGGGGACTCGGGACCCGAGGGGCCTCACAGGACTGCACAGCCAGCCAAGCCCTACGCGTGTCGCGAGTGCGGCAAGGCCTTCAGCCAGAGCTCACACCTGCTCAGGCACCTGGTGATCCACACGGGGGAGAAGCCCTACGAGTGCTGTGAGTGTGGCAAGGCCTTCAGCCAGAGCTCGCACCTGCTGCGGCACCAGGCCATCCACACGGGGGAGAAGCCCTACGAGTGCAGGGAGTGCGGCAAGGCCTTCCGCCAGAGCTCTGCACTCGCGCAACACCAGAAGACCCACACCGGGAAGAGGCCGTACGCGTGCAGGGAGTGCGGCAAGGACTTCAGTCGGAGCTCGAGCCTCCGGAAGCACGAGCGCATCCACACCGGGGAGAAGCCCTATCAATGTAAGGAGTGTGGGAAATCCTTCAACCAGAGTTCGGGCCTGAGCCAGCACCGGAAGATCCACACGCTGAAGAAACCGCACGAGTGCGAGCTCTGTGGGAAGGCCTTCTGCCACCGGTCCCACCTCATCCGGCACCAGAGGATCCACACAGGCAAGAAGCCGTATGCATGCGAGGAGTGCGGGAAGGCCTTCAGCCAGAGCTCCAACCTCATCGAGCACCGCAAGACGCACACGGGCGAGAAGCCTTACAAGTGCCACAAGTGCGGCAAGGCCTTCAGCCAGAGCTCCTCGCTCATCGAGCACCAGCGCATCCACACCGGCGAAAAGCCCTACGAGTGTGGCCAGTGCGGCAAGGCCTTCTGCCACAGCTCGGCCCTCATCCAGCACCAGCGCATCCACACAGGCCGGAAGCCCTACGTGTGTAATGAGTGCGGCAAGGCCTTCCGGCACCGCTCGGCCCTCATCGAGCACTACAAGACCCACACGCGGGAGAGGCCCTACGAGTGCAACCGCTGCGGGAAGGCCTTTCGGGGCAGCTCGCACCTCATCCGCCACCAGAAGGTCCATGCGGGGGACAAGCTCTAG